One region of Micromonospora ureilytica genomic DNA includes:
- a CDS encoding heavy metal translocating P-type ATPase, with protein sequence MSHEDEHHRMRTLGETVDRHGGHGGHDKHAGHDPEMFRRKFWLSLVLTVPIVVTSPMVMDWFGYRLDFPGVDWVGPVLGTVVFVYGGWPFLQGAVREVRDRAPGMMLLIAMAITVAYVASAATALGAFDLDFWWELAALVTIMLLGHWQEMKAIGQAQGALSALAALLPDDAERLDGDGQPERVRVNDLHVGDVVLVRPGGRVPADGRITDGRAELDESMITGESRPVGRERGDRVVAGTVATDAAIRVRVEAAGEDTALAGIQRLVAQAQQSSGRAQVLADRFAAWLFYIATVTAAATLLIWTLIGNLDEAVVRTVTVLVIACPHALGLAIPLVIALSTAVAAKGGILVKDRLALERMRSIDTVLFDKTGTLTRGEHVVAGVAATAGVSETDVLAVAAAVEADSEHPLARAIVTAAAQQGTRRTATGFRSLTGRGVRADVDGISYAVGGPALLRELDATAPGDLDEHRAEWSRRGAAVLHLLRLDGEQARVIGALALEDQIRPEARQAIADLRQQGIRKIVMITGDARPVAEAVAADLGFRPGEDEVFAEVLPADKDEAVGELQRRGLRVAMVGDGVNDAPALARADVGIAIGAGTDVAIESAGVVLASSDPRGVTGVIRLSRASYRKMIQNLAWAAGYNVVALPLAAGALAWAGVSLSPAVAAVLMSASTIVVALNAQLLRRVQLRHPDDSGLAAVNG encoded by the coding sequence ATGTCGCACGAGGACGAGCACCACCGGATGCGGACCCTGGGTGAGACCGTGGACCGGCACGGCGGCCATGGCGGGCATGACAAGCACGCCGGGCACGACCCGGAGATGTTCCGTCGCAAGTTCTGGCTAAGTCTGGTCTTGACGGTGCCGATCGTGGTGACCAGTCCCATGGTGATGGACTGGTTCGGCTATCGGCTGGACTTTCCGGGTGTCGACTGGGTGGGCCCGGTGCTGGGCACGGTGGTGTTCGTCTACGGCGGGTGGCCGTTCCTGCAAGGCGCGGTGCGGGAGGTCCGTGACCGGGCGCCGGGGATGATGCTGCTGATCGCGATGGCCATCACCGTCGCGTACGTGGCCTCGGCGGCGACCGCGTTGGGCGCGTTCGACCTGGACTTCTGGTGGGAGCTGGCGGCTCTGGTCACCATCATGCTGCTCGGGCACTGGCAGGAGATGAAGGCCATCGGGCAGGCCCAGGGCGCCCTGTCGGCCCTGGCCGCGCTGCTGCCCGACGACGCCGAACGCCTCGACGGTGACGGTCAGCCCGAACGAGTGCGGGTCAACGACCTGCACGTCGGCGATGTGGTCCTGGTGCGCCCCGGTGGGCGGGTGCCGGCCGACGGGCGTATCACCGACGGCCGCGCGGAGCTGGACGAGTCGATGATCACCGGCGAGTCCCGGCCGGTCGGCCGCGAGCGCGGCGACCGGGTGGTGGCTGGCACGGTGGCCACCGACGCGGCCATCCGGGTGCGCGTCGAAGCTGCTGGCGAGGACACCGCGCTGGCCGGCATCCAACGCCTGGTCGCGCAGGCCCAGCAGTCCAGCGGCAGGGCGCAGGTCCTCGCTGACCGGTTCGCGGCCTGGCTGTTCTACATCGCCACCGTCACCGCCGCCGCGACGCTGCTGATCTGGACACTGATCGGCAACCTCGACGAGGCCGTCGTCCGCACCGTCACGGTGCTGGTGATCGCCTGCCCGCACGCGCTGGGCCTGGCCATCCCGCTGGTGATCGCCCTGTCGACCGCTGTGGCCGCGAAGGGCGGCATCCTGGTCAAGGACCGTCTGGCCCTGGAGCGGATGCGCAGCATCGACACGGTGCTGTTCGACAAGACCGGCACCCTGACCCGCGGCGAGCACGTCGTCGCCGGTGTCGCCGCCACCGCCGGCGTCAGCGAGACCGACGTACTGGCCGTCGCGGCGGCGGTGGAGGCCGACAGCGAACACCCCCTCGCACGGGCCATCGTCACCGCCGCCGCCCAGCAGGGCACCCGACGTACCGCGACCGGTTTCCGGTCGCTGACCGGTCGCGGGGTGCGCGCCGACGTCGACGGCATCAGTTACGCCGTCGGCGGACCGGCTCTGTTGCGCGAACTCGACGCCACGGCGCCCGGCGACCTCGACGAGCACCGGGCCGAGTGGTCCCGGCGGGGAGCGGCGGTACTGCACCTGCTGCGGCTCGACGGCGAGCAGGCACGCGTCATCGGCGCCCTCGCCCTCGAAGACCAGATCCGCCCCGAGGCGCGCCAAGCCATCGCCGACCTACGTCAGCAGGGCATCCGCAAGATCGTAATGATCACCGGGGACGCGCGGCCGGTGGCCGAGGCGGTCGCCGCCGACCTGGGCTTCCGGCCTGGTGAGGACGAGGTGTTCGCCGAGGTGCTGCCCGCCGACAAGGACGAGGCGGTCGGCGAGCTGCAACGCCGGGGCCTGCGGGTGGCGATGGTCGGTGACGGCGTGAACGACGCTCCCGCGCTGGCCCGCGCCGACGTCGGCATCGCCATCGGCGCCGGCACCGACGTCGCGATCGAATCCGCGGGCGTCGTGCTCGCCTCCTCCGACCCGCGCGGGGTCACCGGAGTCATCCGGCTCTCGCGCGCCTCCTACCGCAAGATGATCCAAAATCTGGCCTGGGCCGCCGGCTACAACGTCGTCGCCCTGCCCTTGGCTGCCGGGGCTCTGGCCTGGGCCGGAGTGAGCCTGAGCCCTGCGGTCGCCGCGGTGCTGATGTCCGCCTCCACCATCGTGGTCGCGCTCAACGCCCAACTGCTGCGCCGTGTGCAGCTACGCCACCCGGACGATTCGGGCCTGGCCGCGGTGAACGGCTGA
- a CDS encoding GNAT family N-acetyltransferase, with protein sequence MISYRATAPADLDRVTPWIVTEPVGWIPADRYLAELAEDMYRPEWTWIAEHDGQVVGRALWWGPKGSPHPVALDCLDVDPAVGDRAAVAAELIRAALAGFPEPVEYMIKVTGGWRDDPVILEAVQWRRAAAHAAGLTREVERLQFEWAPADGVPPAAGRLRFTEASDEEFLAVFRRIAEGSLDAQTRASLAAKGVDATAREEMDFYLGAPGKREWWRIAYTREGEVAGMAIPSATPYNVNVGYLGVVPEFRGRGYVDEVLAEITRLHATNGESRITATTDMGNAPMAAAFGRAGYRNTEIRINLSNDVQP encoded by the coding sequence GTGATCTCCTACCGCGCTACCGCCCCCGCGGACCTCGACCGCGTGACCCCGTGGATCGTGACCGAGCCCGTTGGGTGGATCCCCGCCGACCGTTACCTGGCCGAACTGGCCGAGGACATGTACCGGCCGGAATGGACATGGATCGCCGAGCACGACGGCCAGGTCGTGGGACGGGCATTGTGGTGGGGGCCGAAGGGCAGCCCGCATCCGGTCGCGCTCGACTGCCTCGACGTGGATCCAGCAGTGGGCGACCGTGCCGCCGTCGCCGCCGAGCTCATCAGGGCCGCGCTGGCCGGGTTCCCGGAGCCGGTGGAGTACATGATCAAGGTCACCGGTGGCTGGCGTGACGATCCGGTCATCTTGGAGGCCGTGCAGTGGCGGCGGGCGGCGGCGCATGCGGCGGGCCTCACCCGCGAGGTGGAGCGGCTGCAGTTCGAGTGGGCACCCGCCGACGGGGTGCCCCCCGCGGCCGGCAGGCTGCGGTTCACCGAGGCCTCCGACGAGGAGTTCCTCGCGGTGTTCAGGAGAATCGCCGAGGGCAGCCTGGATGCCCAGACCCGTGCGAGCCTGGCCGCCAAGGGTGTGGACGCGACCGCGCGCGAGGAGATGGACTTCTATCTCGGGGCGCCGGGCAAGCGGGAGTGGTGGCGGATCGCCTACACGCGCGAGGGTGAGGTGGCGGGCATGGCGATTCCCTCCGCGACTCCGTACAACGTGAACGTCGGCTATCTCGGGGTGGTGCCGGAGTTCCGCGGGCGCGGTTACGTGGACGAGGTGCTCGCCGAGATCACCCGCCTTCACGCGACCAACGGGGAGTCGCGCATCACCGCCACCACCGACATGGGCAACGCGCCCATGGCGGCCGCTTTCGGTCGCGCCGGATACCGCAACACGGAGATCCGGATCAACCTTTCCAACGACGTCCAGCCCTAG
- a CDS encoding TetR/AcrR family transcriptional regulator, with translation MSTEPSAYHRRVAEEKRAAILKAATGLFLASGYDGTSLAKIAEVAGVSKATLFKQFPTKGALFDAIVTESWQVEDSGGPEPSVEDLKTGLTTIGHRYVELLTRPGMTALFRIVIAELPRFPELGEAQFSQGKMPYFESVSRYLAAAHSAGSAKVDAPDLAATQFLGMISNFVFWPTLLLPDWAPGQSAIEQAVDEAVRTMSARYGI, from the coding sequence ATGAGCACCGAACCCTCGGCGTACCACCGGCGTGTGGCCGAAGAGAAGCGCGCGGCCATCCTCAAGGCCGCCACCGGCCTGTTTCTGGCCTCCGGCTACGACGGAACCTCGCTCGCCAAGATCGCCGAAGTAGCCGGGGTTTCGAAGGCCACCCTCTTCAAGCAGTTCCCGACGAAGGGCGCGCTCTTCGACGCGATCGTGACCGAGTCATGGCAGGTCGAGGACTCCGGTGGCCCGGAGCCGTCGGTCGAGGATCTGAAGACCGGCTTGACCACGATCGGTCACCGGTACGTGGAACTGCTCACCCGCCCTGGGATGACCGCGCTGTTCCGCATCGTCATCGCGGAACTGCCCCGTTTTCCCGAGCTCGGGGAAGCTCAATTCAGCCAGGGAAAAATGCCCTACTTCGAGTCGGTCAGCCGTTATCTGGCCGCCGCGCACAGCGCCGGATCCGCGAAGGTCGACGCCCCCGACCTCGCCGCCACTCAGTTCCTCGGAATGATCTCCAACTTCGTCTTCTGGCCCACGCTTCTGCTCCCCGACTGGGCACCCGGGCAGTCCGCGATCGAGCAGGCTGTGGATGAGGCAGTGAGAACGATGAGCGCCCGGTACGGGATCTGA
- a CDS encoding maleylpyruvate isomerase family mycothiol-dependent enzyme, with the protein MPAPAFADSLNSLLARVTQAGSRVLATVDRLDEDELRGPSRLPGWSRAHVLAHLSRGADSRVRLLEAARTGRAIPQYPDEAYRDREIQQWARRSLSELTADFRAADERLRAAIADHPADCWGRTVRWLGDEQRSVNDVVPSRLRELEIHHVDLDAGYGPREWPEWFVQAELPGVVDDLRDRPEVPDLRLVVRGEDEDTAHQFGTRPTRTVRGEASVLLAWLIGRGNGDGLTVEPAGPLPQLPDWK; encoded by the coding sequence ATGCCCGCCCCCGCCTTCGCGGATTCCCTCAACAGCCTGTTGGCGCGTGTCACCCAGGCCGGCAGCCGGGTGCTGGCGACGGTCGACCGGCTGGATGAGGATGAGCTGCGCGGCCCGTCCCGTCTGCCGGGCTGGAGTCGTGCGCACGTGTTGGCCCACCTCAGCAGAGGTGCTGACTCCCGGGTTCGGCTCCTCGAAGCGGCTCGGACCGGCCGGGCGATCCCCCAGTACCCGGACGAGGCCTACCGGGACCGGGAGATCCAGCAGTGGGCGCGCCGGAGCCTCTCGGAACTCACGGCGGACTTCCGGGCCGCGGACGAGCGACTGCGCGCGGCCATCGCGGACCATCCCGCCGACTGCTGGGGGCGAACCGTCCGTTGGCTCGGCGATGAGCAACGCAGCGTCAACGACGTCGTGCCCAGCCGGCTCCGTGAACTGGAGATCCATCACGTTGACCTCGACGCCGGATACGGGCCGCGAGAGTGGCCGGAATGGTTCGTCCAGGCCGAGTTGCCCGGTGTTGTCGACGACCTGCGGGACCGACCGGAGGTTCCCGACCTCCGACTGGTCGTCCGGGGGGAGGACGAGGACACGGCCCACCAGTTCGGCACCCGACCGACCAGGACGGTCCGGGGTGAGGCGAGTGTTCTCCTGGCGTGGCTGATTGGGCGCGGGAACGGCGACGGTCTCACTGTCGAGCCGGCTGGCCCTCTGCCGCAGTTGCCCGACTGGAAGTAG
- a CDS encoding glucose 1-dehydrogenase codes for MPRFTNQTALITGGTGGLGESHVRAYHAEGAKVVIGSTAGGLSKATELAAELGERALAVRLDVAHEDDWAAAVAAAERTFGRVTILVNNAGVQNPATTIESTDVALWDRTLAINVTGQFLGIKTVTPAMRRAGGGVIVNIGSTMGYGGTALYASYVASKWAIRGLTLSAALELGRDNIRVNAIHPGVVSTKLIHEPAAPGERPISDFYDPEPFAIPRLGDPADISAALLYLTSPEASFATGTELVLDGGLLLGPALPIGVA; via the coding sequence ATGCCACGCTTCACCAACCAGACCGCCCTGATCACCGGCGGCACCGGAGGACTCGGCGAGAGCCACGTCCGGGCGTACCACGCCGAGGGCGCGAAGGTCGTCATCGGCAGCACGGCGGGAGGCCTGAGCAAGGCCACGGAACTGGCCGCGGAACTGGGCGAACGCGCCCTCGCGGTCCGGCTGGACGTCGCCCACGAGGACGACTGGGCGGCCGCCGTCGCCGCGGCAGAGCGGACCTTCGGCAGGGTGACGATCCTGGTGAACAACGCGGGCGTCCAGAATCCCGCCACCACGATCGAGTCCACCGACGTGGCCCTCTGGGACCGCACCCTCGCGATCAACGTGACCGGGCAGTTCCTCGGCATCAAGACCGTCACCCCGGCGATGCGGCGGGCCGGCGGTGGCGTGATCGTGAACATCGGCTCGACGATGGGGTACGGCGGCACTGCCCTCTACGCCTCATATGTCGCGAGCAAGTGGGCGATCCGGGGCTTGACGCTGAGCGCCGCGCTCGAGCTGGGCCGGGACAACATCCGGGTGAACGCCATCCACCCCGGGGTCGTCTCGACCAAACTGATCCACGAGCCGGCCGCACCCGGCGAGCGGCCGATCTCGGACTTCTACGACCCGGAGCCGTTCGCGATTCCGCGCCTGGGCGACCCTGCCGACATCAGCGCGGCGCTGCTCTACCTCACGTCGCCGGAGGCGTCGTTCGCGACCGGGACCGAACTGGTGCTCGACGGCGGCTTGCTGCTGGGCCCGGCGCTGCCGATCGGCGTCGCCTGA
- a CDS encoding S8 family peptidase — MAHLTVTGRAEDRSFNRSGGGNPRIRDVERRAHGTKLRGDLERSLHQADVERAAVADDLTLEELKALGIILVLDAADPAFPLKLDSLERMSSHRVKRPQWLLLAVNPAIGDRPESAVVWVSDAYRGTFLKIFEDFLERNTPTGEPQKRALVANIASIRRAVLLDLWQSADDPPTGLAWWEIWLTRTDTGVELLRAFAAANRFRMSQRRMDLVDRTVVWLQARWDDLHALPFTAVPVAEIRRPEFVDTVEDYSRDDQDELTTDLVERTKFAPAGVPVVCHLDSGARRSHVLLSESIDPSDVHSVVGDSGEDRRGHGTLMAGLALYGPLDHLLWGKGLVTLTHRLESVKMLPDEPATNDPAAYGLITAQAAAAAEASAPGRQRAFCMPITAPPEARAGEPSLWSAAIDALSIGTDIGQSDSGIALLGQPDFSAARLFLISAGNVRDRPRGLDHRELCDISEIEDPAHAWNALTVGAYTDLTAPPTDPTFDNWTALASEGELSPHSRTSVSFASRAWPIKPDICMEGGNVLSDGVDFHDGHPLVCVRTTSARDDLALASANATSAATAQAARLAAKAMAAYPSYWPETIRGLLVHAAEWTPAMKADVQGATTKAVRQTMLRRYGWGVPTENSVLASNTNAVTLVTQDEFVPFDGRDHAARRFRLHRLPWPAETLRELAEATVQLRVTLSYFIEPTASRRGWRRRYAYASHGLRFELNAPLEPVDAFVARINREAQDEEAGARPPSGSERWLVGGNQRNLGSLHQDIWEGYGAALADCSLIAVHPVGGWWKNNKRGDRANLPLRYSLIVSLRTATQDVDLYSPIAVQLTVPVVAEIEGLS, encoded by the coding sequence TTGGCGCATCTGACCGTCACTGGTCGCGCCGAGGACCGTAGCTTCAACCGCAGTGGCGGGGGCAACCCGCGAATCCGGGATGTGGAACGGCGAGCCCATGGGACCAAGCTGCGCGGAGACCTCGAACGCTCCCTGCATCAAGCAGATGTTGAACGCGCCGCGGTAGCCGACGACCTCACGCTGGAGGAACTCAAGGCGCTCGGCATCATCCTGGTGCTCGATGCAGCGGATCCGGCTTTCCCACTGAAGCTGGACTCGCTCGAGCGTATGTCGTCCCATCGCGTGAAGCGTCCGCAGTGGCTGCTGTTGGCTGTCAACCCGGCCATCGGAGATCGGCCCGAAAGCGCCGTGGTCTGGGTGAGTGATGCGTACCGCGGGACCTTCCTGAAGATCTTCGAGGATTTTCTTGAGCGGAACACACCCACCGGGGAGCCGCAGAAGCGTGCGCTTGTCGCGAACATCGCCTCGATCCGGCGGGCTGTGCTCCTCGACCTCTGGCAGTCCGCCGATGACCCGCCGACAGGGCTGGCCTGGTGGGAGATCTGGCTGACCCGGACTGACACCGGAGTGGAACTCCTCCGCGCGTTCGCAGCTGCGAACCGTTTCCGGATGTCTCAGCGGCGCATGGACCTCGTTGACCGCACGGTGGTCTGGCTACAGGCCCGCTGGGACGACCTGCACGCTTTGCCGTTCACCGCTGTCCCCGTCGCCGAAATCCGGCGCCCTGAATTCGTCGACACGGTCGAGGACTACTCCCGGGATGACCAGGACGAGCTGACAACAGACCTGGTGGAACGCACCAAGTTCGCCCCGGCCGGGGTGCCCGTCGTGTGTCACCTCGACAGCGGTGCGCGTCGTTCCCACGTGCTGCTGTCAGAGTCGATCGACCCCAGCGACGTGCATTCGGTGGTCGGCGACAGCGGCGAGGACCGGCGGGGTCATGGCACCTTGATGGCTGGGCTCGCTCTCTACGGTCCTCTCGACCATCTGCTGTGGGGAAAAGGGCTGGTTACGCTGACGCATCGGCTTGAGTCGGTCAAGATGTTGCCCGACGAGCCGGCCACGAACGACCCAGCGGCTTATGGATTGATCACGGCGCAGGCGGCAGCGGCTGCGGAGGCCTCAGCACCGGGCCGACAACGTGCCTTTTGCATGCCGATTACTGCACCACCTGAGGCGCGAGCCGGCGAGCCTTCGCTGTGGTCGGCGGCGATCGATGCGCTGAGCATCGGCACCGACATCGGTCAGTCCGACTCGGGGATTGCGCTCCTCGGTCAGCCCGATTTCAGCGCCGCCCGCTTGTTCCTGATCTCGGCTGGCAACGTGCGTGACCGGCCGCGGGGGCTTGACCACCGAGAACTGTGCGATATATCGGAGATTGAGGACCCGGCGCATGCTTGGAACGCGCTCACCGTGGGCGCATACACCGACCTGACCGCGCCTCCGACGGACCCAACCTTCGACAACTGGACGGCGCTCGCCAGCGAAGGCGAACTCTCCCCGCATAGCCGCACGTCGGTGTCCTTCGCCAGCCGGGCCTGGCCGATCAAACCGGACATCTGTATGGAAGGTGGCAACGTCCTCAGTGACGGCGTCGACTTTCACGACGGACATCCGCTCGTGTGTGTCCGTACCACCTCAGCCCGGGACGACCTCGCCCTCGCCTCAGCGAACGCCACGAGTGCCGCTACGGCGCAAGCGGCCCGACTCGCGGCGAAGGCCATGGCGGCATATCCGTCCTACTGGCCGGAGACTATTCGAGGGCTGCTGGTCCATGCGGCCGAGTGGACGCCGGCAATGAAAGCCGATGTGCAGGGCGCAACAACGAAGGCTGTCCGGCAGACGATGCTGCGCCGCTACGGTTGGGGCGTACCGACCGAAAATTCGGTCCTCGCCTCCAACACCAACGCTGTCACCCTCGTGACCCAGGACGAATTCGTTCCGTTCGACGGCCGAGACCACGCTGCCCGACGCTTTCGGCTGCACCGGCTGCCCTGGCCGGCTGAGACGCTTCGCGAACTCGCCGAGGCAACCGTCCAACTCCGCGTCACCTTGTCCTACTTCATCGAACCGACTGCATCCCGACGAGGCTGGCGCCGGCGCTACGCCTATGCCTCACACGGCTTAAGGTTCGAGCTGAATGCACCCCTTGAGCCCGTCGACGCCTTCGTCGCGCGCATCAATCGCGAAGCGCAGGACGAGGAAGCAGGCGCCCGCCCACCCAGCGGATCGGAACGCTGGCTTGTCGGGGGTAACCAGCGCAACCTTGGCTCACTCCACCAAGACATCTGGGAAGGATATGGCGCAGCTCTCGCCGACTGCAGCCTCATCGCCGTACATCCGGTCGGAGGCTGGTGGAAGAACAACAAACGCGGCGACCGAGCGAACCTACCCCTGCGCTACAGCCTCATCGTCTCGCTTCGCACAGCCACGCAGGACGTCGACCTGTATTCACCGATCGCCGTACAACTCACCGTGCCAGTCGTAGCCGAAATCGAGGGGCTTAGCTGA